The segment tcaaaattacatataataaaaatactctaCATTCATATATTACAAGTGAAAGAGACATTGATTTTGTAAAACCAAAATCACCAGCACGTTTACTAGGATTTACACCGAGAATATTGAgttctaaaacaaaatatgaatcaaactacccgattaatattttaaaagtgaatacATTGAGAATCGAGTGCAACATTACAACAGGAGCTTACGTGAATCAACAAAAAgttcatacaatatataacttttttcctgctgtaccacctggttataaaataattgaagtacCAGCTAATCCAATTTATTTACCGATTACTGTTAAAAccattgatcatttacaattgaaaattgttgatcaaaacggaaaattagtaaatttccGTGGTGAAACAATAACCATTACGTTACATGTAAAATCATAGGAATGGGAATTTGCTTCAATTCACGCGCTATAAAACGTGGGGCATCGTATAAAAGCAGCACATGGACACCTCCAGTCAGTCTGAATCGAGCAGTCAAGAAGTTGACATCtcagaatataaattacctgCAGAGTCTAGgtctaaaagtaaaaaaaaattttggaactttaattggataaatataacttgtctTAATTGTTTTACACGTCAAAATgagtgatgaaaatattttcgatataAACGCGCCAgttcaatttaacaatgaaatatccaACTATGAGCTACATGCTCATCAGTCATTTGGATCAACGAGCTTCgataatagtgatgaaataaGAATATCAATACAGAATCAAGATTTGTTTGTTCTACCATCAAAAAGCTACATACGTATGAGTGGAAAATTAACGCAAGAACGTGTTGCTGCAAATGCAGAAGATCCACTTGCTGATATTTATCCTTTAACGTTAGTAAATAAtgctgtgttttttgtttgatgaaatgcgttatgaattaaatggagttttaattgataaatcaaagaatgttggtataacatctacaatgaaaaattatttgtcattaagttcaagaatgaattatgaaaatgcagggtggataaatcaaaatggtatgaaattgataaatgatgatggatattttgatatatgcgttccattaaatataatttttggctttgctgaagattatcaaaaaataattgtcaatgcgAAACATGAACTCATTATGATACGATCACGTTCAAATTTGAATGCGATCGTACGAGATAATGAGAGAGGTTACGTATTGCTAATTTGAGTTTAAAAcattacaaaaattgaatggcTTGTACCGTATATAatgttatcaacaaaaaataaattgatataatgaaatatatacaaaaagatccTGTCATTTCTATTAGATTTAGATCGTGGGACTTATATGAGTATCCATTGCTGCCACAAACAACTCATCATATATGGACAGTGAAAACTGCAACTCAACTGGAAAAGCCACGTTATGTTATTCTtggttttcaatcaaatagaaaaaatgattggcaaaaagatgtaacacattttgatcattgtaaaataacaaatgttaaactttatcttaattctcatatttttccatatgggAATTTGAATctagatattgaaaaaaatcaatttgctttattatatgatatgtaTGCTAATTTTGCAGAGTCTTACTATGGCTCAAAAATAGATTTAGtaacaaaagataattttattaaaaaatctccattaattgttattgattgtagtaaacaaaatgagtttttgaagactggtgctgtagatgtacgcttggaatttgaatcaaaagaaaattttcctcaAGGAACGACAGCATAttgcttaattttacatgataaaataattgaatatagacCAATAAGTGGAATAGTACATAAGTTAacgtaaattaattgtaacctatggttttaattaaataaaaacaaacgaaaataatttgatttagtgtatttatttatttatttattcacatttcctcatcatcatcgaaATCACGTAGATCATATGTACTATCATCTAATATTACATCTTGGTTATTTTCACCATCAAGAACCATGGTTAGTGTTCCTTTCTTGACAGCATTTTCTAGCTCCTTAAATTCTTGATCATCTTGATTGAAATGTGTAGCAAATCTTTTTGGTAGATatgcataattttcattgttgatttCAACTGTTAGCGCTGGACCATACTTTGATGTTGGAAATCTCGCtactttagtaattttataaactacttttctttttaaatctttCAATGATTTGCGTTCGTTagctttttgaagtttttttgcttttgcaaaacccatttttaatatctgtaaatggaaaagttattttagttaacaaaatacattattgaaaaacattgaaagtattgataagttaataaaaatttataaatatatggtaAAACTTACTTGTTGGTTTCTAAGACTGGGCGCACTACAGCTGATGGACTGAACGATGAGTGATGCTTAGTCTCTGTGCACGAGAATATATACTAAATCTCAGGTCCCCCACCAACGAAAAAGTTCCCTTTCCTCTTTTCACTAAGAGTGGGGGAACGTTGTGATTGGTTAATATTTTGTGGGAGAAGGGAAAAACAGGTTATGCTTATCCCTACTATAAGTTTTTTAAGAGTGGGGGAACGTTGTGATTGGTTGATATTTTGTGGGGGAAGGAAAACCAGGTGATGCTTATCccgactaaaatttttttcttcttagaaAATAGTTTTTACTTTCTATTATTCTAATCTCTTAATCTTTTAAACCTTTAATCTTTTTCtggaatttataacaatagatgtgaaaaatattcttttgagAAAAGCTAATAATTCCTGTTTGAACATGTTTcagtatattttctaaaatttaatccaTTGTTGTcagatgattcatcaatttttataacaatgaaatctagtcagtttttttttttttttcctgttcaaACATGTTAAAACTTGTTGAAActtgtttctattattttattatacaaactaaatctttattttttttatatcttataTTTAAAGGAAGGAaggataattctaaaaaaattaacaacttttaaaaatttggttttgcatcatttattcattaataaaatttaattctccaTTATCAGTTCcttctttacattttaaacaatcTTTTTCTAGTACATAATAAGATATTCCAACTTCATCTTCACAATCATTTTGTATTGGATGTTTTTTACatcgttttaattttgaaattgttggatTTGAACGTTGTTCTACTGATAATTTTTcccaaatttcatcaatttgatgtgatgcaaattttataatagccATCACTGGAAGTGCAGCAATATCTTTTTGTGTCAAGtcagttatattttcaactgcacaaaaatgtaaaatggattttttcatgttggctcttgttgaaaattttttaatataccagtATTTGTATCTCTGCATATGCACATTTGTAAGAACTGCATAAAGGATGTGAATTCACATGTCTTATTGCTGGATGTTCCatctctaatatttttatatctggaCATCCTAGGTCTtccaaattgaaaattgtcattggattaaaacgtaaaataaatgttaaccatttttttctatcttcacctttgacaaatgaataattaaactttccaactaattcttcaatgattattgttgatacgttattatattgatcaCAACCAGCTTCCCAAGATATCCCATGATAATTGTTTTCACAATTATTCActgttttttcatattcttcTGTTAGATGTGATTTTTCACAAGgtggtttgaatatttttatagttggtgaagatcttgaatttataggTTGGATAACCAACtcttttacaacaaataaacctTGAGGTTCTTGAAATCCTTGGAAATCAATGAATGCTGACATTTTGtttcaatatatatctattcaactcaactcaactcaactgAATAGTGACCAGTTCTGAACTGATGATATTCCTTTTATACCTCTGGATATCCACTCCCCTCTTTTTCCATCCCTTCCACTTCCTATTTACCCCCTCCAcaacttattttataaacatcaaatagatgatgaaataatggaattatttacaatactttctgtaatttgtcttgatgatgcAAGAGCTAAGGTTCCAACCTATAAAATGATTGGTCCTCAGTTCAAACcatcatcaagacaaatttttttttttttttttcaattccatcaacattgtttttatatgaataaaaaaaaaaaaatattccttcGAGCCGGATTCGAACCAGCGACCTCTGGATGTCTCtcatattttaatcaaacCAATTACAGTCCATCGCTTCTACCAACTGAGCTATCGAAGGcaatttagtttttcattaaataatatttgaaggaATATTCTTTTACCGACAGGGAATAGCATAATCTCTTGTTTGTTTCAGAGGATAGCGTGCCAAACTCTCATGCCAAAGGTCTGAGTTCAAATCCCGGTtagggaaaatattttttttccattaataataataataacacaagatGACGTCTTTTAAAAACCAAagatgacatttaaaaaaattcaatatggcgtcttgcgaaaaaaccaatatggcgttgaaaaaaaaatccaatatggcGACAGAcggaaaaaaacaatatggcgTCGTATGAAAAATGGGACCCgggaatttcaaaatttcaaa is part of the Aphidius gifuensis isolate YNYX2018 linkage group LG1, ASM1490517v1, whole genome shotgun sequence genome and harbors:
- the LOC122850448 gene encoding uncharacterized protein LOC122850448, which translates into the protein MGFAKAKKLQKANERKSLKDLKRKVVYKITKVARFPTSKYGPALTVEINNENYAYLPKRFATHFNQDDQEFKELENAVKKGTLTMVLDGENNQDVILDDSTYDLRDFDDDEEM